In Carya illinoinensis cultivar Pawnee chromosome 7, C.illinoinensisPawnee_v1, whole genome shotgun sequence, the following are encoded in one genomic region:
- the LOC122317020 gene encoding thaumatin-like protein 1, producing the protein MDPFFQCHYSGTMLLSLTFLLIFKGASGATFTFINKCDFTVWPGILSSAGSPKLDSTGFQLTKSGSRTFQAPTGWSGRFWGRTGCNFDGEDRGSCVTADCGSGTVECSGRGATPPATLAEFTLGSGSQDFYDVSLVDGYNLPMIVEVSGGSGTCEYTGCAEDLNQRCPAELRVEGGGACRSACEAFGKPEYCCSGAYNTATTCKPSTYSQMFKSMCPKSYSYAYDDATSTFTCTGADYTITFCPSPPSLKSSRDSPKTTGTTTDDGSGLEPESGSGSESNSAAIQQAELATSWLANLAVGDSTRTHPSLAFTSTFILATSLILSFLSL; encoded by the exons ATGGATCCGTTCTTCCAATGCCATTATTCTGGTACCATGCTTCTGAGCCTcacttttcttctcattttcaaaG GGGCTTCAGGTGCCACATTTACATTCATAAACAAGTGTGATTTCACAGTATGGCCTGGAATTCTGTCCAGCGCAGGCAGTCCAAAGCTAGACAGCACCGGTTTCCAGCTCACAAAAAGCGGCTCTCGCACTTTCCAAGCCCCAACAGGCTGGTCCGGACGCTTCTGGGGCCGGACGGGCTGTAACTTCGACGGCGAAGATCGCGGATCCTGCGTTACCGCGGACTGTGGCTCCGGCACCGTCGAATGCAGCGGCAGGGGAGCCACCCCGCCGGCAACTCTAGCGGAGTTCACGCTCGGTTCCGGATCACAGGACTTCTACGACGTGAGCCTGGTCGACGGCTACAACCTGCCGATGATCGTGGAAGTGAGTGGCGGGTCAGGTACTTGTGAGTATACCGGGTGCGCGGAGGACCTGAACCAACGGTGCCCTGCTGAGCTGAGAGTGGAGGGTGGCGGAGCATGTCGAAGCGCGTGTGAGGCGTTTGGGAAACCAGAGTACTGTTGCAGCGGCGCGTATAATACAGCGACGACGTGTAAGCCGTCAACGTACTCGCAAATGTTCAAGTCGATGTGTCCCAAATCCTATAGCTATGCTTACGATGATGCAACCAGCACCTTCACTTGTACCGGAGCTGATTATACCATCACATTTTGCCCTTCTCCTCCCAG TCTCAAATCTTCGAGAGATTCTCCTAAGACCACAGGAACAACAACAGATGATGGGTCGGGATTAGAGCCAGAATCAGGCTCGGGATCGGAATCTAATTCAGCTGCAATTCAACAGGCTGAACTAGCCACTTCATGGCTAGCCAATTTGGCCGTAGGGGACTCAACCAGAACCCATCCTTCTTTAGCTTTTACATCCACATTCATTTTGGCGACCTCTCTAATTCTCTCATTCTTAAGCTTATAA